One Myxococcales bacterium genomic region harbors:
- a CDS encoding trypsin-like serine protease, translating to MQTRVSPKLVALVGLFGVALAQAACSAEAPADEELEADSTEQPIIGNPDQASTHPEAALVDMVQGGRVVSHCSGALIAPRVVLTAGHCIDRYSAWVVTLPFAGGQRANGVAKENYDYLGNTGEFVNPNQHDVGLVILDRALSLSAFPEVASRASADGALAVAVGRKRDGALSTTALYESDPFVIRSAAPNGSPYAYRSERVIEPGDSGGPVYASGTKRIVAVNSGTGSTYQVLARTDLLSAWIAEKVRANGGPGAITPSPTPAPTPAPTGCNANEREPNDTFGAATALTNGTTCGALSSASDQDWFSFDVARAGDTYKVAVTGSVSVALWKKTASGYQSVATTSAGTFHRVASSAGTYVGVVYGKAPAGYRVDVLR from the coding sequence ATGCAAACCCGTGTGTCCCCGAAGCTCGTCGCGCTCGTAGGTCTCTTTGGAGTCGCGCTCGCGCAGGCAGCGTGCAGCGCCGAAGCCCCCGCGGACGAAGAGCTCGAGGCCGACTCGACCGAACAGCCGATTATCGGCAATCCGGATCAGGCGTCGACGCACCCCGAAGCCGCGCTCGTCGACATGGTGCAAGGAGGGCGCGTGGTGAGCCATTGCTCGGGCGCCCTCATCGCGCCGCGCGTCGTGCTCACGGCCGGCCACTGCATCGATCGGTACTCGGCGTGGGTCGTGACCCTGCCCTTCGCAGGAGGCCAACGCGCGAACGGCGTCGCCAAGGAGAACTACGACTACCTCGGCAACACGGGCGAATTCGTGAACCCGAACCAACACGACGTGGGCCTCGTCATCCTCGATCGCGCGCTCTCGCTCTCGGCGTTCCCCGAGGTGGCCTCGCGCGCATCGGCCGACGGCGCGCTCGCGGTCGCGGTGGGTCGCAAGCGTGACGGCGCGCTGTCGACCACGGCGCTCTACGAGAGCGATCCGTTCGTGATCCGCAGCGCCGCACCGAACGGCTCGCCCTACGCGTACCGATCCGAGAGGGTCATCGAGCCGGGAGACTCGGGCGGCCCCGTGTACGCCTCGGGCACGAAGCGCATCGTCGCCGTCAACTCGGGGACGGGCTCGACCTACCAGGTGCTCGCGCGGACCGATCTGCTCTCGGCATGGATCGCCGAAAAAGTGAGGGCGAACGGCGGCCCGGGAGCGATCACGCCCTCGCCGACGCCGGCGCCCACACCGGCGCCCACGGGGTGCAACGCGAACGAGCGCGAGCCGAACGACACCTTCGGCGCGGCCACTGCGCTCACGAACGGCACGACCTGCGGGGCGCTCTCCTCGGCCTCGGACCAAGACTGGTTCTCGTTCGACGTGGCGCGCGCCGGCGACACCTACAAGGTCGCCGTGACCGGCTCGGTCAGCGTGGCGCTCTGGAAAAAGACGGCCTCCGGCTACCAGAGCGTCGCGACCACGTCGGCCGGAACGTTTCATCGTGTTGCATCGAGCGCAGGGACGTACGTGGGCGTGGTGTACGGAAAGGCTCCGGCGGGGTATCGCGTCGACGTCCTCCGCTGA
- a CDS encoding PilZ domain-containing protein, whose translation MSDPVSTSRSARESLARGLAALQTDPNVPPQIMDIAEPIAQAMGALHQIERSQGAEIAPHAENALGAVRGALAKLQAQPATIPAVANALEAVAASLGLVHQLSKMAAPAPAPAPAVAPAPAPAPAPAPAAAAGPAIPRPGTAPIAPAMNIPRPGAPQAAPAPQPMQPQPVMQAAPAPQPMQPQPVMQAAPAPQPMQPQPVMQAAPAPQPMQPQPVMQAAPAPQPMQPQPVMQAAPAPQPMQPQPVMQAAPAPQPMQPQPVMQAAPQPMQPQPVMQAAPAQPMQPQPPQPGMAHAATQVAPLHLGTQPIAPIQAPAQPAMASTVAMQPAPQMQAPVHPPTAPSAFQPQGTGPMPAADPFAQPRPAAPMAAGDPFATRPATPVGAPSADPFAQPRPAAPAGSGQVINADLGAHSPTNFYKGLSGNDIVDHGGLFVATYMIPKIGTPVRLRVSLPGGYEFEAGATVRWAREQASDGAQPGFGAQFTDIAPEARQLIYRYVRNREPLFHDDL comes from the coding sequence GTGTCCGATCCCGTGTCTACCTCACGTTCAGCCCGCGAATCTCTCGCCCGCGGCCTCGCCGCCCTCCAAACCGACCCGAACGTCCCTCCGCAGATCATGGACATCGCGGAGCCGATCGCGCAGGCGATGGGAGCGCTCCATCAGATCGAGCGCTCGCAAGGGGCCGAGATCGCGCCTCACGCCGAGAACGCGCTCGGTGCGGTTCGTGGGGCGCTCGCGAAGCTTCAAGCGCAGCCCGCCACCATTCCGGCGGTCGCCAACGCGCTCGAGGCGGTCGCCGCCTCACTCGGGCTCGTTCACCAGCTTTCGAAGATGGCGGCGCCCGCACCGGCGCCCGCACCGGCCGTGGCGCCCGCACCGGCGCCCGCACCTGCCCCGGCACCCGCTGCTGCCGCGGGCCCCGCGATCCCACGTCCAGGCACGGCTCCGATCGCGCCCGCCATGAACATTCCGCGCCCCGGCGCGCCCCAAGCGGCGCCCGCGCCGCAGCCGATGCAGCCGCAGCCCGTGATGCAAGCGGCGCCCGCGCCGCAGCCGATGCAGCCGCAGCCGGTGATGCAAGCGGCGCCCGCGCCGCAGCCGATGCAGCCGCAGCCGGTGATGCAAGCGGCGCCCGCGCCGCAGCCGATGCAGCCGCAGCCGGTGATGCAAGCGGCGCCCGCGCCGCAGCCGATGCAGCCGCAGCCCGTGATGCAAGCGGCGCCCGCGCCGCAGCCGATGCAACCGCAGCCGGTGATGCAAGCGGCGCCCGCGCCGCAGCCGATGCAACCGCAGCCCGTGATGCAGGCGGCGCCACAGCCGATGCAGCCGCAGCCCGTGATGCAAGCGGCGCCCGCGCAGCCGATGCAACCGCAGCCCCCGCAACCAGGAATGGCTCACGCCGCCACCCAGGTCGCGCCGCTGCACCTCGGCACGCAGCCGATCGCGCCCATCCAGGCGCCTGCTCAACCGGCGATGGCGTCCACCGTGGCCATGCAGCCCGCACCGCAGATGCAGGCGCCCGTACACCCCCCCACGGCGCCGAGTGCGTTTCAGCCCCAAGGCACGGGTCCCATGCCCGCGGCCGACCCGTTCGCGCAGCCTCGTCCTGCGGCGCCCATGGCGGCGGGCGATCCGTTCGCGACCCGCCCGGCCACGCCGGTCGGCGCACCCTCGGCCGACCCGTTCGCGCAGCCCCGTCCTGCGGCGCCCGCCGGCAGCGGTCAGGTCATCAACGCCGATCTCGGCGCCCACAGCCCCACGAATTTCTACAAGGGCCTCTCCGGCAACGACATCGTCGACCACGGCGGGCTCTTCGTTGCAACCTACATGATTCCGAAGATCGGCACTCCGGTCCGCCTTCGTGTGTCGCTGCCCGGTGGGTACGAGTTCGAGGCCGGCGCCACCGTGCGTTGGGCCCGCGAACAAGCCTCCGACGGCGCCCAGCCGGGCTTCGGCGCGCAGTTCACCGACATCGCCCCCGAAGCGCGCCAGCTCATCTACCGCTACGTTCGCAACCGCGAGCCCCTCTTCCACGACGACCTGTGA
- a CDS encoding sigma 54-dependent Fis family transcriptional regulator: MNDDDVTTMLDGAAEKASATFVLSVLEGPDQGRSVAVTDGLFVGKSEACELPLTDPKVSRRHAQMTHEGAYLRLRDTGSTNGTYLNGGRVVEALLRDGDRVRLGDTLVGISVTASRETAPASTRTRFGRVLGASPAMRRMFARCDQVAATDIPVLVEGETGTGKELVAEAIHEASPRAQKPFVVLDCTTVSPQLLEASLFGHERGAFTGAQESRAGVFEVADGGTLLIDEIGDLDIGLQAKLLRAVERKEVQRIGSTKWIKIDIRLISATRRDLEAEIQAGRFRDDLYYRLAVARVSVPPLRARDGDVELLASSFWSKLSGGNVPFPRDFLSRWQSYRWPGNVRELANAVQRRFALGQTDMFTDDDAPGIELGASVARSLIDQGVPYSIARRRVLDEFERLFVEVALEKSGGSVAKAAAAYGIARRHFTRIKSRST; this comes from the coding sequence ATGAACGACGACGACGTGACGACGATGCTGGACGGGGCCGCGGAGAAGGCCTCGGCCACCTTCGTGCTCTCCGTGCTGGAAGGTCCGGACCAAGGGCGCTCGGTGGCCGTGACCGACGGCCTCTTCGTCGGCAAGAGCGAGGCGTGCGAGCTCCCCCTCACCGACCCGAAGGTGTCACGTCGTCACGCGCAGATGACCCACGAGGGCGCGTACCTGCGCCTCCGTGACACGGGCTCGACCAACGGCACGTACCTCAACGGAGGGCGCGTCGTCGAGGCGCTCTTGCGCGATGGCGATCGGGTGCGCCTCGGCGACACGCTCGTCGGGATCTCCGTGACGGCGAGCCGCGAGACGGCTCCGGCCTCGACGCGCACACGCTTCGGTCGGGTGCTCGGCGCGAGCCCCGCCATGCGCCGCATGTTCGCGCGCTGCGATCAGGTCGCGGCGACCGACATTCCCGTGCTCGTCGAGGGAGAGACCGGCACGGGCAAAGAGCTCGTGGCCGAGGCCATCCACGAGGCGAGCCCACGCGCGCAGAAGCCGTTCGTGGTGCTCGACTGCACGACCGTGTCGCCGCAGCTGCTCGAGGCGAGCCTCTTCGGTCACGAGCGCGGCGCGTTCACGGGCGCCCAAGAGAGCCGCGCCGGGGTGTTCGAGGTGGCCGACGGTGGCACGCTCCTCATCGACGAGATCGGAGACCTCGACATCGGCCTTCAGGCCAAGCTCCTGCGGGCCGTCGAGCGCAAAGAGGTGCAGCGCATCGGGTCGACCAAATGGATCAAGATCGACATTCGCCTCATCTCGGCCACCCGGCGCGATCTCGAGGCCGAGATCCAGGCCGGAAGGTTCCGCGACGACCTCTATTACCGCCTCGCCGTGGCGCGTGTGTCGGTGCCCCCTCTCCGCGCGCGGGATGGGGACGTGGAGCTGCTCGCGTCGAGCTTCTGGTCGAAGCTATCGGGCGGTAACGTGCCGTTTCCACGAGACTTTTTGTCTCGTTGGCAGTCGTATCGGTGGCCCGGGAACGTGCGTGAGCTGGCGAACGCGGTGCAGCGCAGGTTCGCCCTCGGACAGACCGACATGTTCACCGACGACGACGCCCCCGGCATCGAGCTCGGCGCGAGCGTCGCCCGCTCCCTCATCGACCAAGGCGTGCCGTACTCCATCGCACGACGGCGAGTGCTCGACGAGTTCGAGCGCCTGTTCGTCGAGGTGGCGCTCGAGAAATCGGGGGGGAGCGTGGCGAAGGCCGCGGCCGCCTACGGCATCGCGCGGCGGCACTTCACTCGGATCAAGTCACGTTCGACCTGA
- the gluQRS gene encoding tRNA glutamyl-Q(34) synthetase GluQRS, protein MPPLRTRFAPSPTGDLHLGGLFCAFVSFVVAKQTGGAFVVRMEDIDGPRVVPGSAARIVEDLTALGLVADEIDAQGPYAPYVQSARVARYEDALRELGDAVYPCDCSRAEVARAASAPHAGEELVYPGICREKQRDRPMKRPPALRLRVPEGAHVTFDDAARGHVDERVDLAVGDFVLRRGDGVFAYQLACALDDHAMRIDLVVRGADLLGSTARQILLGRMLGEPRPPGYWHLPLVVTHEGERVAKRTRGTTVRELLERGVPKETLFGFLGHAAGLFDDPSPRTIAACIRDARSPSALLPRGDAVAVPPELEVGTSGEARPPG, encoded by the coding sequence GTGCCCCCCCTGCGCACACGCTTCGCCCCCTCACCGACGGGAGATCTCCACCTCGGAGGCCTCTTCTGCGCGTTCGTCTCGTTCGTCGTGGCGAAGCAGACCGGAGGCGCGTTCGTCGTTCGCATGGAAGACATCGACGGTCCGCGGGTCGTCCCGGGGAGCGCGGCGCGCATCGTCGAAGATCTCACCGCGCTCGGGCTCGTCGCCGACGAGATCGACGCTCAAGGTCCCTACGCACCCTATGTGCAGTCTGCACGTGTCGCGCGCTACGAAGATGCCCTCCGTGAGCTCGGCGACGCCGTCTACCCGTGCGACTGTTCGCGGGCCGAGGTCGCGCGGGCCGCGAGCGCGCCGCACGCCGGCGAGGAGCTCGTGTACCCCGGCATCTGCCGCGAAAAACAGCGCGATCGCCCGATGAAACGCCCTCCGGCCCTGCGCCTCCGTGTACCCGAGGGGGCACACGTCACCTTCGACGACGCCGCGCGCGGGCACGTCGACGAGCGCGTCGACCTCGCCGTGGGAGACTTCGTGCTTCGGCGGGGCGACGGGGTCTTCGCCTACCAGCTCGCGTGCGCCTTGGACGATCACGCGATGCGCATCGACCTCGTCGTCCGGGGCGCCGATCTGCTCGGCTCGACCGCGCGGCAGATCCTCCTCGGGCGCATGCTCGGAGAGCCCCGGCCTCCGGGGTACTGGCACCTCCCGCTCGTGGTCACGCACGAAGGAGAGCGCGTCGCCAAGCGCACCCGAGGTACGACGGTGCGTGAGCTCTTGGAGAGGGGAGTCCCGAAGGAGACGCTCTTCGGCTTCTTGGGGCACGCGGCCGGCCTCTTCGACGATCCGAGCCCGCGCACGATCGCCGCGTGCATCCGCGACGCGCGCTCCCCCTCGGCCCTCCTCCCCCGCGGCGACGCCGTGGCCGTTCCCCCCGAGCTCGAGGTCGGCACGAGCGGCGAGGCGCGCCCTCCGGGGTGA
- a CDS encoding rhodanese-like domain-containing protein, which yields MSRRKVSPSEALALVHEGYTYVDVRTESEFADGHPAGAINVPWLKDGPIDPEPNEAFLETMTASFDRSARLVVGCKAGARSAKACDALEAAGFTAVVEQRAGFDGTRGTFGEIVEPGWKRCGLPVAT from the coding sequence GTGAGCCGCCGAAAGGTCTCGCCGTCCGAGGCTCTCGCGCTCGTGCACGAGGGCTACACCTACGTCGACGTGCGTACGGAGAGCGAGTTCGCCGACGGTCACCCCGCGGGCGCCATCAACGTTCCGTGGCTGAAGGACGGACCGATCGATCCCGAGCCGAACGAGGCCTTCCTCGAGACGATGACGGCCTCGTTCGACCGCAGCGCGCGGCTCGTCGTGGGCTGCAAGGCCGGAGCGCGCTCGGCCAAGGCCTGCGACGCGCTCGAGGCCGCGGGGTTCACCGCCGTGGTGGAGCAGCGCGCCGGGTTCGACGGCACACGCGGCACCTTCGGGGAGATCGTCGAACCCGGGTGGAAGCGCTGCGGCTTGCCGGTCGCCACGTGA
- a CDS encoding serine/threonine protein kinase produces MSAVGARGLPARAGKYELLSLLGRGGMGSVYLGREATAAVAPLVAIKVPHAHLTEGAAETMLEDEARVLAHIVDPHVVPLVALERSDEGLLFVMPFVPGVTAAALAKAAAKAGKPIPLPVVTRIVCDALSGLAAAHEARGPDGSPLGVIHRDVSPQNFLVGTDGTTRLLDFGVAKARGRLQKTTRDGALKGKLAYMSPEQLHGTEVDATTDTYAAAVVAWELAAGDSLFLGDTDADTFRRVLTAEVPSLTSLRPDVPEALDAALRRALSEVRGSRYASARAMREALSAIVAPATPTEVAALVRELCGPLVDAQAAAVRGAEAEPEIATVVDRPPPSVPVLVAPTPEPIQVLPVRRRRVELVAAFFAIVAAVLLGALLRVRSVGDPPAASGGPAPPPADTASDRSPGPTASAVPSSSASSEPTASAKGAPSSPPPRSGPALPSAPVRRPPPSCDPPYTFDRHGRKIFRPECF; encoded by the coding sequence GTGTCTGCCGTCGGAGCGAGAGGCCTGCCAGCGCGCGCAGGGAAGTACGAGCTTCTCTCGCTGCTCGGTCGCGGAGGCATGGGGAGCGTCTACTTGGGGCGCGAAGCCACCGCAGCGGTCGCGCCGCTCGTGGCGATCAAGGTGCCCCACGCGCACCTCACCGAGGGCGCCGCCGAGACCATGCTCGAGGACGAGGCGAGGGTGCTCGCGCACATCGTCGACCCCCACGTGGTGCCGCTCGTCGCGCTCGAGCGATCCGACGAAGGGCTCCTCTTCGTGATGCCGTTCGTCCCGGGGGTCACGGCCGCCGCGCTCGCGAAAGCCGCGGCAAAAGCGGGCAAGCCGATCCCTCTGCCCGTCGTGACTCGGATCGTGTGCGACGCCCTCTCGGGCCTCGCCGCTGCGCACGAAGCGAGAGGTCCCGATGGCTCGCCCCTCGGCGTCATCCACAGGGACGTCTCGCCGCAGAACTTCCTCGTCGGGACCGACGGCACGACGCGGCTCCTCGATTTCGGCGTCGCCAAGGCGCGTGGACGCCTCCAGAAGACGACGCGCGATGGCGCGCTCAAGGGCAAGCTCGCCTACATGTCTCCCGAACAGCTACACGGCACGGAGGTCGACGCGACGACCGACACCTACGCGGCCGCCGTGGTCGCGTGGGAGCTCGCCGCGGGAGACTCGCTCTTCCTCGGAGACACCGACGCCGACACGTTCCGTCGTGTCCTCACCGCGGAGGTCCCGAGCCTCACGTCGCTCCGGCCCGACGTCCCCGAGGCCCTCGACGCCGCTCTCCGTCGAGCCCTCTCCGAGGTGCGTGGCTCTCGGTACGCTTCCGCGCGTGCCATGCGCGAGGCCCTCTCGGCCATCGTCGCCCCCGCGACCCCGACCGAGGTCGCGGCGCTCGTGCGCGAGCTCTGCGGGCCGCTCGTGGACGCGCAGGCCGCGGCCGTGCGTGGCGCGGAGGCCGAGCCCGAGATCGCGACCGTGGTCGACAGGCCGCCTCCCTCGGTGCCCGTGCTCGTCGCGCCCACACCCGAGCCCATCCAAGTCCTCCCCGTGCGTCGCCGCCGCGTCGAGCTCGTGGCGGCGTTCTTCGCGATCGTCGCGGCCGTCCTCCTCGGGGCGCTCCTGCGCGTGCGTTCCGTGGGCGATCCCCCGGCGGCGAGTGGAGGGCCCGCCCCGCCACCTGCCGACACGGCGTCGGATCGCTCGCCTGGTCCGACCGCATCCGCGGTACCTTCCTCGAGCGCTTCGTCGGAGCCCACGGCCTCTGCGAAGGGAGCACCTTCGTCGCCCCCTCCGCGCTCGGGTCCCGCGCTCCCTTCGGCGCCCGTTCGTCGCCCGCCTCCGAGCTGTGATCCCCCCTACACGTTCGATCGTCATGGCAGGAAGATTTTCCGACCCGAGTGCTTCTGA